One Aethina tumida isolate Nest 87 chromosome 5, icAetTumi1.1, whole genome shotgun sequence genomic window carries:
- the LOC109596516 gene encoding proto-oncogene tyrosine-protein kinase receptor Ret codes for MVMVKIIILIFFLFCFGDAAYFTITDVKLTISIHNKLLPSDRPVITMFARDFGSKNGTFLRYSINETNGYLHVYPPRGDVLFTNDFHQGKGVGSISATVSVDSVEGKNDTHLMVNVVPMDIFDCDVIVEDLCYFEEANYRIMEEENPTIIGPLASSYVWELCPKYKLTYNMPENSLLKLHPPTDTGKYWSLGTSRPLNREKDGYSTNIKITCVAENEQGTERKLERIIFLDILDVDNNAPYPQDQDKHFNLTSRVYKKGNRIDAQAIFLDVDSENVNNFEATILGSAQAQLFRTDCKSRPDDRNNKSRTIYYCDLVFLKDKHFKEDDYSVMILLNDTTLVKKNVKSANMTIHFHFNTQPANMKIRRLYPRKDIKVFRTAGPLARITQPTDPTGCTQFNMVEKNTRDIFNITRDGIVFVHSVENLRNAPEFVHLNVTWTKNGKVEYDELPVRIVDESSKSCEGIGSSTADWAICSESKSAHECLNSSLCAIATGGAESVRTRNNSERCMWRGDKNPGNEETHLYATCTPDSSTCPDGKCDSLEELNRNICPQDCTYDVLFPTKRGASGRGIDSATGVCTCNRSARCSCDKWKPKKKGKKTTTTTTTLGPIVVETNKQTGPENSRQSVLGANLSKCGTPCVLGIIAGTLFLTGAVALVVICWRLDRVNKAVRGKYSDESQDITAPLSDYVDRNNQNEPMSLNFHMTTSLADAATRNIINKYGPDPKWEFPRTQLVIEQTLGEGEFGRVLRAKALNIAGQKGHTVVAVKTLKDDARESELNDLLSEYQLLKEVSHLNVIKLLGVCTIPGGPVYLIIEFAEHGSLRNYLRRSRHIKSESLRLPSSLVIEEPAEIHYDEPNECKVTPKEILSFAWQISNGMAYLSDIKLVHRDLAARNVLLTKDKVCKISDFGLTRDIYEDNAYFKRSKGRVPVKWMAPESLSDHIYTSKSDVWSYGILVWELVTLGATPYPGIAVQNLFHLIRQGYRMERPDNCSPALYKVMRSCWHPDPEGRPSFHELSKTWEKMLEDGNNYLDLSNNSIHNRSYFCSPFGLNDEENDYSPKENGINPLNYLTKSMSYEKCGASDKLINQNTEIEENISEILQNNNTKGYETPVKVPKLQTPDNECPTGYTDMQSGKIK; via the exons gtgTTGGATCAATTTCGGCGACAGTTTCGGTGGATAGTGTGGAGGGGAAGAACGATACGCATTTAATGGTAAACGTCGTGCCGATGGATATATTCGACTGCGACGTAATTGTCGAGGACCTCTGTTACTTCGAAGAGGCGAACTATCGGATAATGGAGGAGGAAAATCCCACCATTATCGGACCTTTAGCGTCTTCTTATGTCTGGGAACTTTGTCCGAAATACAAGCTCACTTACAACATGCCAGAAA ACTCCCTGTTGAAGCTTCACCCCCCGACTGACACGGGGAAATACTGGTCGTTGGGAACGTCCCGTCCATTAAACCGGGAAAAAGACGGTTACAGtacaaacatcaaaatcacgTGTGTCGCCGAAAACGAACAAGGAACCGAGAGGAAGTTGGAACGAATCATTTTTCTTGACATATTGGACGTCGACAACAACGCTCCGTATCCGCAGGATCAGGATAAGCACTTCAATCTCACGTCGAGGGTTTACAAAAag GGCAATCGAATTGATGCTCAGGCTATTTTTTTGGACGTTGATTCGGAGAACGTGAACAATTTTGAAGCGACGATCTTGGGGTCAGCACAAGCTCAGCTTTTCCGCACCGACTGCAAATCTAGACCCGACGACAGGAACAACAAGAGTCGCACCATTTATTACTGCG ACTTAGTTTTTCTGAAGGACAAACATTTTAAGGAGGATGACTATTCAGTTATGATTCTTCTGAATGATACAACTTTAGtgaagaaaaatgttaaatcg GCAAACATGACAATCCATTTTCATTTCAACACTCAACCAGCCAACATGAAAATCCGTCGCCTCTACCCACGAAAAGATATAAAGGTGTTCAG AACGGCCGGACCGTTAGCGAGGATTACCCAACCCACCGATCCCACGGGCTGCACTCAATTCAACATGGTGGAGAAAAATACGAGGGACATCTTCAACATAACCAGAGATGGAATCGTGTTCGTACACTCGGTGGAGAATCTAAGAAACGCACCCGAATTCGTCCA TTTGAACGTGACGTGGACGAAGAACGGGAAAGTGGAGTACGACGAGCTGCCGGTCCGGATTGTGGACGAGTCGTCGAAAAGTTGCGAGGGTATCGGGAGTTCCACGGCCGATTGGGCGATATGTTCGGAAAGCAAAAGTGCCCACGAATGCCTTAATTCAAGTCTGTGTGCCATCGCGACTGGCGGAGCGGAAAGCGTCCGGACACG GAATAACTCCGAGAGGTGCATGTGGAGGGGGGACAAAAATCCTGGTAACGAGGAGACTCACCTTTACGCGACGTGCACCCCGGATTCATCGACCTGCCCAGACGGCAAATGTGACTCTTTGGAGGAATTGAACCGGAATATTTGTCCCCAAGATTGCACCT ATGATGTGTTGTTTCCAACGAAAAGGGGGGCGAGCGGTAGAGGGATAGACAGTGCGACAGGAGTTTGCACGTGCAACAGGTCGGCGAGATGTAGCTGTGATAAATGGAAACCGAAGAAGAAGGGAAAGAAAACCACCACCACAACAACCACTTTAGGGCCGATCGTTGTGGAAACTAACAAACAAACAG GTCCGGAGAATTCACGTCAATCCGTGCTTGGGGCGAATCTGTCGAAGTGTGGGACGCCGTGTGTCCTGGGCATCATCGCCGGGACGTTGTTCCTCACCGGTGCTGTCGCTCTCGTCGTCATCTGTTGGCGACTCGATCGCGTTAACAAAGCTGTCAGAG GAAAATACAGTGACGAGAGTCAGGACATCACCGCCCCACTTTCCGATTACGTGGACAGAAACAACCAAAACGAACCGATGAGTTTGAATTTTCACATGACCACATCACTTGCCGACGCAGCTACGAGGAACATCATCAACAAATACGGG ccCGATCCGAAATGGGAGTTTCCAAGGACCCAACTAGTGATAGAACAGACACTCGGAGAAGGAGAATTTGGAAGGGTTTTACGTGCCAAAGCCCTTAACATAGCAGGACAAAAAG GTCACACTGTCGTGGCAGTGAAAACTTTAAAGGATGATGCGAGAGAATCGGAACTAAACGATCTTTTATCTGAATATCAATTGCTAAAAGAAGTTTCTCatttaaatgtgataaaattGTTGGGAGTTTGCACCATTCCTGGAGGACCCGTCTATCTTATCATCGAGTTTGCTGAACACGGTTCTTTAAG GAATTACTTGAGAAGGAGCAGACACATAAAATCGGAAAGCTTGCGACTTCCGTCATCGTTAGTGATAGAAGAACCAGCGGAAATTCATTACGATGAACCAAACGAATGTAAAGTCACGCCTAAAGAAATCTTGTCCTTTGCATGGCAAATCTCAAATGGAATGGCTTACCTCAGCgacattaaa ctTGTACACAGAGATTTGGCTGCTCGAAACGTGCTGCTGACGAAAGACAAAGTCTGtaaaatttcagattttgGCCTTACAAGGGACATTTACGAAGACAACGCGTATTTTAAACGCAGCAAAGGACGGG taCCGGTTAAATGGATGGCTCCCGAATCACTCTCCGATCACATTTATACCAGCAAATCTGATGTTTGGAGTTACGGCATTTTGGTTTGGGAACTTGTTACTTTGGGCGCCACTCCTTATCCTGGAATTGCCGTTCAGAACCTCTTCCACCTGATACGGCAAGGATACAGAATGGAACGACCTGATAATTGTTCTCCGGCTTT atACAAAGTGATGAGAAGTTGTTGGCATCCGGATCCTGAAGGAAGACCTTCGTTCCATGAACTTTCAAAGACCTGGGAAAAGATGCTGGAAGATGGAAACAATTATCTGGATTTATCCAACAATTCCATTCATAACCGAAGCTATTTTTGCTCACCTTTTGGTCTTAATGATGAAGAAAATG ACTATTCCCCAAAAGAAAACGGTATCAATCCCTTGAACTATCTGACAAAATCGATGTCGTACGAAAAATGTGGTGCATCCGACAAACTGATCAACCAGAACACTGAAATAGAAGAAAACATTTCGGAAATTTTACAGAACAACAACACAAAAGGGTACGAAACACCTGTTAAAGTACCTAAATTACAAACCCCGGACAATGAATGTCCGACCGGTTACACCGATATGCAAtctggaaaaattaaatga
- the LOC109596533 gene encoding integrin beta-PS isoform X2 produces the protein MDSTNSITRTVFLLTALTTIVIAQISQPQQNPCTSKLTCHDCIQTPSCAWCYAPNIKESPRCFQPNSPIPPKEECPEEFIYNPDNLMSIVTNYELSKAHSKGGEGGGNWMSGIEGSWNYSEHTSSSGSASGGWGGGVGGGGMGAGQIVQVAPQRMNLKLRAKQTHSIHMAYTQAEDYPVDLYYLMDLSRSMYDDKEKLSLLGDKLASTMQKITTKFSLGFGSFVDKVKMPYVSTLKEKLLKPCDDCAEPYGYHHHMSLSTNTDKFSHMVKQASVSGNLDAPEGGFDAIMQAVVCRNEIGWREQARRLLVFSTDASFHYAGDGKLGGIVKPNDGLCHLDSNGYYYESSNQDYPSIEQINMVVKKNAINVIFAVTNQTIAVYKTLAEHIDGATYASINEDSSNIVEIIEEEYNKISSSVEMKHNASSHLKLKFFTKCLDASGKLVNTNKCGNIKVGDLITFRIDIEVIECPKDPKDWTQTIQIYPIGINESLTIDLEMLCSCDCERPGHPSFKFNAPECNNHGTYMCGICDCVEGAFGRNCECTPDSFADLENKTTSCIHPNSTSQIECSGRGQCSCGRCECHPRQHENEHVYGDYCECDDFSCERHNGKLCSGPDHGICDCGKCRCQEGWDGPNCACQKSNATCYLPGVENGEICSGHGVCECGVCKCESTEDGRYSGKFCEKCPTCSDRCEEFRDCVQCQQYKTGPLKDPDDCAANCTKFVPIPVTEVKVPSEEEGNEIFCAYFDEDECRFSYVYYFDKDNKIQVRAQEERECQAKVYVPGIVLGVIAAIVLIGMAVLLLWKLFTTIHDRREFARFEKERMMAKWDTGENPIYKQATSTFKNPTYAGKS, from the exons ATGGATTCGACGAACAGCATTACACGAACAGTGTTTCTATTAACTGCCTTAACAACAATTGTGATAGCGCAAATCTCGCAGCCACAACAAAACCCCTGCACCTCGAAACTAACGTGCCACGACTGCATACAAACACCCTCCTGCGCCTGGTGTTACGCACCG aatattaaagaaaGTCCGCGATGTTTTCAACCAAACTCACCGATCCCCCCGAAGGAGGAGTGCCCGGAGGAGTTCATCTACAATCCGGACAACTTGATGAGCATAGTGACCAACTACGAGCTCTCGAAGGCACATTCGAAGGGCGGCGAAGGAGGCGGCAACTGGATGAGCGGCATCGAAGGTAGCTGGAACTACAGCGAACACACCTCCAGTTCGGGCAGTGCGAGCGGCGGCTGGGGCGGCGGCGTAGGCGGCGGAGGAATGGGTGCCGGACAGATCGTGCAAGTCGCGCCGCAAAGGATGAATCTGAAACTGAGGGCGAAGCAAACGCACAGCATCCACATGGCGTACACTCAAGCCGAAGACTATCCGGTCGATCTGTATTATCTCATGGACCTGAGCAGGTCTATGTACGACGATAAGGAGAAGTTGAGTTTGTTGGGGGACAAGTTGGCTAGTACCATGCAAAAGATCACCACCAAGTTCAGTTTGGGTTTCGGCAGTTTCGTGGATAAGGTCAAGATGCCTTATGTCAGCACCTTGAAGGAAAA GTTGCTCAAACCGTGCGACGATTGTGCGGAACCGTACGGATACCACCACCATATGAGTCTGAGCACTAACACAGACAAATTTTCA cacATGGTGAAACAAGCTTCAGTGTCTGGAAATTTGGACGCCCCTGAAGGTGGTTTTGATGCGATCATGCAGGCTGTGGTGTGCAGAAATGAAATTGGATGGAGAGAACAAGCTAGAAGGCTTCTGGTCTTCTCAACTGATGCCAGTTTCCACTATGCTGGAGATGGAAAG TTGGGAGGTATTGTGAAACCGAACGATGGATTATGCCACTTGGACAGTAACGGTTACTACTACGAGTCATCGAATCAAGATTACCCGAGCATTGAACAGATCAATATGGTTGTAAAAAAGAACGCCATCAACGTTATTTTTGCAGTAACCAATCAAACTATTGctgtttataaaacattggCTGAACACATTGACGGAGCAACTTATGCTTCCATCAACGAGGACAGTTCCAACATTGTTGAAATTATCGAAGAAGAGTATAACAAAATCTCATCTTCCGTAGAGATGAAACACAACGCATCTAGtcatttaaaactgaaatttttcacCAAATGTCTTGATGCTTCTGGAAAATTAGTTAACACCAATAAATGTGGTAACATTAAG GTTGGAGATCTGATCACCTTCAGAATTGATATTGAAGTAATCGAATGTCCTAAAGATCCAAAAGACTGGACCCaaactattcaaatatatCCAATAGGTATCAACGAAAGTTTAACTATTGACTTGGAAATGCTTTGTTCTTGCGACTGTGAAAGGCCCGGCCACCCA agtttcaaatttaatgcaCCCGAGTGCAACAATCACGGCACCTACATGTGCGGCATCTGCGATTGCGTGGAAGGTGCCTTCGGACGCAATTGCGAGTGCACGCCGGATAGCTTCGCCGATTTGGAGAACAAAACCACCAGCTGCATCCATCCGAACAGCACCTCTCAAATCGAATGTTCCGGAAGAGGTCAGTGCTCCTGCGGACGTTGCGAATGTCACCCACGACAACACGAAAACGAACACGTTTACGGCGATTACTGCGAATGCGACGACTTCTCCTGCGAACGACACAACGGCAAACTGTGCAGCGGTCCCGATCACGGAATCTGCGACTGCGGAAAATGCCGTTGTCAGGAGGGTTGGGACGGTCCGAATTGCGCCTGTCAAAAATCGAATGCCACCTGTTACTTGCCGGGTGTCGAGAACGGAGAGATCTGTTCTGGTCACGGAGTCTGCGAGTGCGGCGTCTGCAAATGCGAATCGACAGAGGACGGCAGATACTCGGGCAAGTTTTGCGAGAAGTGTCCAACTTGTTCGGACAGATGCGAGGAGTTCAGGGACTGTGTGCAGTGTCAGCAGTATAAAACTGGACCGTTGAAGGATCCCGATGATTGTGCAGCTAATTGTACCAAATTCGTGCCCATTCCCGTTACTGAGGTTAAAGTGCCATCGGAGGAGGAGGGCAATGAGATATTCTGCGCATACTTCGACGAAGACGAGTGCAGGTTCAGCTATGTGTACTACTTCGACAAGGACAATAAAATTCAAGTCAGAGCGCAGGAGGAACGAGAATGCCAAGCGAAG GTTTATGTGCCTGGAATCGTTTTGGGAGTAATTGCAGCTATCGTGCTGATCGGTATGGCAGTTTTGCTACTTTGGAAACTTTTCACGACGATTCACGACAGAAGGGAGTTCGCACGATTCGAAAAGGAGAGAATGATGGCGAAGTGGGATACC ggTGAGAATCCGATTTACAAACAAGCCACCTCCACGTTTAAGAATCCCACCTACGCAGGGAAGAGTTAG
- the LOC109596533 gene encoding integrin beta-PS isoform X1, giving the protein MDSTNSITRTVFLLTALTTIVIAQISQPQQNPCTSKLTCHDCIQTPSCAWCYAPNIKESPRCFQPNSPIPPKEECPEEFIYNPDNLMSIVTNYELSKAHSKGGEGGGNWMSGIEGSWNYSEHTSSSGSASGGWGGGVGGGGMGAGQIVQVAPQRMNLKLRAKQTHSIHMAYTQAEDYPVDLYYLMDLSRSMYDDKEKLSLLGDKLASTMQKITTKFSLGFGSFVDKVKMPYVSTLKENLERPCTLCEPGYPYSNEDNCEPCAAPYGYRNVMRLSRDTLNFSHMVKQASVSGNLDAPEGGFDAIMQAVVCRNEIGWREQARRLLVFSTDASFHYAGDGKLGGIVKPNDGLCHLDSNGYYYESSNQDYPSIEQINMVVKKNAINVIFAVTNQTIAVYKTLAEHIDGATYASINEDSSNIVEIIEEEYNKISSSVEMKHNASSHLKLKFFTKCLDASGKLVNTNKCGNIKVGDLITFRIDIEVIECPKDPKDWTQTIQIYPIGINESLTIDLEMLCSCDCERPGHPSFKFNAPECNNHGTYMCGICDCVEGAFGRNCECTPDSFADLENKTTSCIHPNSTSQIECSGRGQCSCGRCECHPRQHENEHVYGDYCECDDFSCERHNGKLCSGPDHGICDCGKCRCQEGWDGPNCACQKSNATCYLPGVENGEICSGHGVCECGVCKCESTEDGRYSGKFCEKCPTCSDRCEEFRDCVQCQQYKTGPLKDPDDCAANCTKFVPIPVTEVKVPSEEEGNEIFCAYFDEDECRFSYVYYFDKDNKIQVRAQEERECQAKVYVPGIVLGVIAAIVLIGMAVLLLWKLFTTIHDRREFARFEKERMMAKWDTGENPIYKQATSTFKNPTYAGKS; this is encoded by the exons ATGGATTCGACGAACAGCATTACACGAACAGTGTTTCTATTAACTGCCTTAACAACAATTGTGATAGCGCAAATCTCGCAGCCACAACAAAACCCCTGCACCTCGAAACTAACGTGCCACGACTGCATACAAACACCCTCCTGCGCCTGGTGTTACGCACCG aatattaaagaaaGTCCGCGATGTTTTCAACCAAACTCACCGATCCCCCCGAAGGAGGAGTGCCCGGAGGAGTTCATCTACAATCCGGACAACTTGATGAGCATAGTGACCAACTACGAGCTCTCGAAGGCACATTCGAAGGGCGGCGAAGGAGGCGGCAACTGGATGAGCGGCATCGAAGGTAGCTGGAACTACAGCGAACACACCTCCAGTTCGGGCAGTGCGAGCGGCGGCTGGGGCGGCGGCGTAGGCGGCGGAGGAATGGGTGCCGGACAGATCGTGCAAGTCGCGCCGCAAAGGATGAATCTGAAACTGAGGGCGAAGCAAACGCACAGCATCCACATGGCGTACACTCAAGCCGAAGACTATCCGGTCGATCTGTATTATCTCATGGACCTGAGCAGGTCTATGTACGACGATAAGGAGAAGTTGAGTTTGTTGGGGGACAAGTTGGCTAGTACCATGCAAAAGATCACCACCAAGTTCAGTTTGGGTTTCGGCAGTTTCGTGGATAAGGTCAAGATGCCTTATGTCAGCACCTTGAAGGAAAA CCTAGAGCGACCGTGCACCCTCTGCGAGCCGGGGTACCCCTACAGCAACGAGGATAACTGCGAACCCTGCGCCGCACCCTACGGATACCGGAACGTCATGAGGCTGTCACGTGACACCTTGAACTTTTCA cacATGGTGAAACAAGCTTCAGTGTCTGGAAATTTGGACGCCCCTGAAGGTGGTTTTGATGCGATCATGCAGGCTGTGGTGTGCAGAAATGAAATTGGATGGAGAGAACAAGCTAGAAGGCTTCTGGTCTTCTCAACTGATGCCAGTTTCCACTATGCTGGAGATGGAAAG TTGGGAGGTATTGTGAAACCGAACGATGGATTATGCCACTTGGACAGTAACGGTTACTACTACGAGTCATCGAATCAAGATTACCCGAGCATTGAACAGATCAATATGGTTGTAAAAAAGAACGCCATCAACGTTATTTTTGCAGTAACCAATCAAACTATTGctgtttataaaacattggCTGAACACATTGACGGAGCAACTTATGCTTCCATCAACGAGGACAGTTCCAACATTGTTGAAATTATCGAAGAAGAGTATAACAAAATCTCATCTTCCGTAGAGATGAAACACAACGCATCTAGtcatttaaaactgaaatttttcacCAAATGTCTTGATGCTTCTGGAAAATTAGTTAACACCAATAAATGTGGTAACATTAAG GTTGGAGATCTGATCACCTTCAGAATTGATATTGAAGTAATCGAATGTCCTAAAGATCCAAAAGACTGGACCCaaactattcaaatatatCCAATAGGTATCAACGAAAGTTTAACTATTGACTTGGAAATGCTTTGTTCTTGCGACTGTGAAAGGCCCGGCCACCCA agtttcaaatttaatgcaCCCGAGTGCAACAATCACGGCACCTACATGTGCGGCATCTGCGATTGCGTGGAAGGTGCCTTCGGACGCAATTGCGAGTGCACGCCGGATAGCTTCGCCGATTTGGAGAACAAAACCACCAGCTGCATCCATCCGAACAGCACCTCTCAAATCGAATGTTCCGGAAGAGGTCAGTGCTCCTGCGGACGTTGCGAATGTCACCCACGACAACACGAAAACGAACACGTTTACGGCGATTACTGCGAATGCGACGACTTCTCCTGCGAACGACACAACGGCAAACTGTGCAGCGGTCCCGATCACGGAATCTGCGACTGCGGAAAATGCCGTTGTCAGGAGGGTTGGGACGGTCCGAATTGCGCCTGTCAAAAATCGAATGCCACCTGTTACTTGCCGGGTGTCGAGAACGGAGAGATCTGTTCTGGTCACGGAGTCTGCGAGTGCGGCGTCTGCAAATGCGAATCGACAGAGGACGGCAGATACTCGGGCAAGTTTTGCGAGAAGTGTCCAACTTGTTCGGACAGATGCGAGGAGTTCAGGGACTGTGTGCAGTGTCAGCAGTATAAAACTGGACCGTTGAAGGATCCCGATGATTGTGCAGCTAATTGTACCAAATTCGTGCCCATTCCCGTTACTGAGGTTAAAGTGCCATCGGAGGAGGAGGGCAATGAGATATTCTGCGCATACTTCGACGAAGACGAGTGCAGGTTCAGCTATGTGTACTACTTCGACAAGGACAATAAAATTCAAGTCAGAGCGCAGGAGGAACGAGAATGCCAAGCGAAG GTTTATGTGCCTGGAATCGTTTTGGGAGTAATTGCAGCTATCGTGCTGATCGGTATGGCAGTTTTGCTACTTTGGAAACTTTTCACGACGATTCACGACAGAAGGGAGTTCGCACGATTCGAAAAGGAGAGAATGATGGCGAAGTGGGATACC ggTGAGAATCCGATTTACAAACAAGCCACCTCCACGTTTAAGAATCCCACCTACGCAGGGAAGAGTTAG